A region of the Spirochaetaceae bacterium genome:
CGACAGCCGTTTAATGCAATACGGCGATGGTTTTACCATCGAAACCCAATTTAGCGGCAACCGTGTTTTTTGGGCCGAAAACCAAAGACTGATGGGGGCTAACAGTGTTGCCGGTTTTGTGGTGCAGCAAGACAGCTCTATCATTATTAACGGCCAAGAAGTTAATCTTAATGCCGGCGATTCTATCCATACGGTGATAAACCGCATCAATAACTCCGAAACGGCTGTTAGAGCCTCGCTCGACCCGGTTTTTAACCGTTTAGTGCTTACCACGACTGAACCTCACCAGCTATCGTTAAGTGATGGTGTCGGCAGCGTTTTTAACGATTTAGGCATAATCGATGGCCCTAACAACTTTGCCGATGGCGTTATTAGCTACGGCGGCAGTATGTTTGATATGATTATTGCCGCCCGCGATGCTATGCTTAACGGCGACCAAGAGGCTTTAAGCGGCCGTATCTTAGGCGGGCTCGATTTAGCCTTTACTAACCTTAACAATGTACGGGCCGATTTAGGCAGCCGCGAAAACCGCCTAGCTATGGCAAACAACCGGCTTGGCCACGAAACTTTAAGTTACATTAGGTGGGATAACAGCCTGCGCGGCCTTAACTTTGCCGAAGCCGCTACCGAACTTAGCCACATTAATACCGTATTACAGGCCACTTATAGTATGGCCAGCAATATTTTACAACCAACTTTAATGGATTTTTTAAGATAAAATGAAAATTAACAGCAAAGCTTA
Encoded here:
- a CDS encoding flagellar hook-associated protein 3, giving the protein MNRVSSNMEHSNFLHFNRHNELARNRVQDQMSTQYRINRLREDPAAAAQSMRFQSKATRLERYSHNIDNTINYFSVVEGNMAQATEILQRIRELTVQGANGTYTQEETRYMAMEVNQLLEELLMVGNSRDGNGLALFAGTHTNGEAFRGVRTNVAGSPIPLLSNVEYLGNSDSRLMQYGDGFTIETQFSGNRVFWAENQRLMGANSVAGFVVQQDSSIIINGQEVNLNAGDSIHTVINRINNSETAVRASLDPVFNRLVLTTTEPHQLSLSDGVGSVFNDLGIIDGPNNFADGVISYGGSMFDMIIAARDAMLNGDQEALSGRILGGLDLAFTNLNNVRADLGSRENRLAMANNRLGHETLSYIRWDNSLRGLNFAEAATELSHINTVLQATYSMASNILQPTLMDFLR